TATGGAACCCGAAATCATTAATCAACCAGCTATGAAAATTGTTGGTATTGCGAATGAATATGAAGACGGTGACTTAAGTTTACCAAAGCTATGGAGTGGCTTTAGGCCTTACAGAGATAGCATTCCCAACCGTGTTGGCGATCATTGGTTTGGTATATATGAAAATTACCAAGAAGATGAAGACACCACTCGGTTTGTTTATATTTGCTCTGCAGAAGTAGAAAATTTTGAAAATGTACCAGATGGATTGATCACCCGTGAAATCGAAGCACAAACCTATGCCAGATTTACTCATCAGGGACCCATAGCTAAAATTGAAGAAACTTTAAGGTATATCTGGGGTAGTTGGTTGCCTAAAAGTAATTATGAGTACACTGATAAACCTGACTTTGAGTTATTACCCGGTGGATTCAATGATGAAGACCCTGAAAATAAGGTGTACCTGAATATCCCGATAAAATTAAAAGCCTGACCTTGTCGGGCTTTTTTCATTTTTGCGATTTCAAAATTTTCTGACTTTACGGTATTTTTCTGACTTTCAATACACACCTCGCTTATTAAACACAGCAAGAAATATCAAAAATTACTTTTCCTAAACACCTATTCTAGTCACATAGCCAAGTACATATTTACATATAGGAGTTCAGATGATCAGAAGCGTATTAATCACAGGCGCGAATGCTGGTTTAGGTAAAGAGGCGGCCAAGCAACTGGCAGCTCATGCAGAAATAGACATGATTTATTTAGCATGCCGTAACCCAGAAAAAGCCCTTGCCGCACAAAAAGAGTTAGAAGGTGAAACAGGTCGATCTATTTTTAAAATATTGATAATGGATGTAAGTAATTTACATTCGGTGCGCACAGCAGTACAAAATTTGGCAAAGCCTGTTGATGCTTTGGTAATGAACGCAGGAGGGACAGGTGGAAGAAACTTTAATCGGCTTAACGAACAAGGTGTAACGGAGATTTTTGCGGTAAATTTACTAGGCCATGCTGTTTTAACCGAAGAGCTAATTAAAGCTCAGAAACTTATTAAGGTTGCTATGTATGCGGGTTCTGAGGCTGCAAGAGGTGTTCAAGAAATGGGCATGAAACAACCTGAGTTTATAGATTCTTCGGTGGAAGAGTTCATTTCCGTATGTGACGGGAGCCTATTTGGAGACATTACGGATGCGACAATTCCTTATGGCCCTATTAAATACATGGGGGCTATGTGGATGTCGGCTATGGCAAGGCGCTATCCTGAGGTGAGATTTATAACTATGAGCCCTGGGGCGACGACTGGGACTGAAGGGTTTAATTCTTTGTCGTTTGTTAAACAATACGTAATGAAAACCATGATGAAAGTAATGTTATGGCTAGGTAAAGTACACCAAGTTGAAACTGGTGCTCAGCGTTATTTAAGAAGCTTGTTTGATACAAGTTTGGTCAGCGGTACATTTTACGCGAGCCAAAAAGGTTTAACTGGCCCTATAAGTGATCAGTCGAAACTGTTTAATGATTTAGCTAATCACAAGTACCAAGATAATGTATATCTGGCGATAAAAAAATTTGCAGATTAGTAAAAGCTTAAGTTTTTCTCTAAGTGGTTATGCAGGCCAAAATATTCGTCTAGAACTCTTAGAAAGTACTCAAAAACTAGATGTAGTAAATGTAAGGCCTAGTAGAGGACTTCTTCTTATGGGCTGTTAGAGAGAATGCATTAGCAAAAATCGTGTTTACGTCATCCGTAACAACGAACATGGCGGATGTATAGATATGTTCAAAAGTTTAACTAGTAGTTCCCGTAGGCGCAGGTTTATCCTGCACAAAATAGCGCGATGTAAAATCGCGCCTACAGCAATCACTTGTTTAGTTTTTTGATTGTAGGTCGTCGTTTACGGCGACAAAGCTTATATGCTCCGGTAGCATCGACTTTATGTCGGGTATTTTATGTCGCCTTGGTTTGAATATTTTGTCGGGCTGAAGCCAGACCTAGAACACGAACTTACCTAAAACCCTAGAACTAACAA
The sequence above is drawn from the Pseudoalteromonas phenolica genome and encodes:
- a CDS encoding AraC family transcriptional regulator; the protein is MERFFKSIDYIEQHLDRKISVHEIAAASHYSTYHYSRIFKALVGDTPKEYLRKRRLTLAAKRLLTEDVGILELALECQFDSQEAFTRAFKALFDMTPAQYRKINEPFRLLYRKPFSESDLDHLQNSVSMEPEIINQPAMKIVGIANEYEDGDLSLPKLWSGFRPYRDSIPNRVGDHWFGIYENYQEDEDTTRFVYICSAEVENFENVPDGLITREIEAQTYARFTHQGPIAKIEETLRYIWGSWLPKSNYEYTDKPDFELLPGGFNDEDPENKVYLNIPIKLKA
- a CDS encoding SDR family NAD(P)-dependent oxidoreductase; protein product: MIRSVLITGANAGLGKEAAKQLAAHAEIDMIYLACRNPEKALAAQKELEGETGRSIFKILIMDVSNLHSVRTAVQNLAKPVDALVMNAGGTGGRNFNRLNEQGVTEIFAVNLLGHAVLTEELIKAQKLIKVAMYAGSEAARGVQEMGMKQPEFIDSSVEEFISVCDGSLFGDITDATIPYGPIKYMGAMWMSAMARRYPEVRFITMSPGATTGTEGFNSLSFVKQYVMKTMMKVMLWLGKVHQVETGAQRYLRSLFDTSLVSGTFYASQKGLTGPISDQSKLFNDLANHKYQDNVYLAIKKFAD